ATCCGCCCCGTTCGAGGTGGAAACGCGCTTCATACGCCCGGACGGCAGCGTGATCTGGTGCGAGGTCAACGTCTCTTTCGTCTGCGATAGCGCGGGCATCGCCGCCTCTACCATCACGCTGGCGCAGGACGTCACCGCGCGCCGGGCGGCCGAGGCCGAACTGCGCGAGAGCGAGGAACATTATCGCCATACCGTCGAACTCAATCCGCAGATCAGCTGGACCGCGCGCGCCGATGGCCAGATCGATGCGGTGAGTTCGCAATGGACGGTGGTGACCGGCGGCGAGGCTTGCGATGCGATGGGCGGCCGCTGGCTGGCCTCGCTCCACCCCGACGACGTCGCGCCGACAGAAAGCATCTGGGCACAGGCCATCGCGACCAGGGGGACGGTGGACGTCGAATACCGGCTGCGCACGCCGCATTGCGGCTATCGCTGGTTCAGGGCACGCGCCGCGGCGCGGCTGGACGCGGCTGGCGAGGTCCTGCGCTGGTATGGCACCCTGGAGGACATCCACGACCGCAAACTGACCGAGGATGCCTTGCGCGAAAGCGAGGAGCGGTTCCGGCTGGCCGCCCATGCCGCCGGACTCGGCATCTGGGATTACGACGCGCTGGGAGATCGGCGCGAATGGTCCGACGAGTTCAAGGCTATGCTGGGCCTGCCATTGTCCCAGCCGGCGAGTGTCGACGTGGCGCTGGCGCTGGTCATTCCGGCCGACCGCCACCGGTTGCAGGCGCTGGTGTCCGCCGTCGAGGCGGGCGACGGGAATCATCGTTTCGAGACGATGCTGCGCATCCATCGCGCCGATACCGGCGAGGAACGCTGGATCAAGACCGGCGGATGGCGGATCGAGGCGCCATCGGGCGTGTTGAGCCGGGTGCTCGTCACCACCCGCGACGTCACCGAGGAACGCACCGCCGAGGATCGGATCCGCTTTGCCGCGCATCACGATGCGCTGACCGGCCTGCCCAATCGGGCGGCGTTCGGCGAGCGGCTGGAAAGCGCGATCGAACAGGCCGAGCGATTGGGCCATGGATTGGCGCTGGTGCTGTTCGATGTGGATCACCTGAAGGAAACGAACGATACGGTCGGTCACGATGCGGGCGATGTCGTGCTGCGTACCTTCGGCGAACGGCTGCGCGGTGCGTTGGGCGACCACTGTGCGCTCGCCCGCCTGGGTGGCGACGAATTCGGTGCGGTCATCGAACATGACGGCGATGCGGGGCGGGTCATCGCAAGCGTACAGGCGGCGTTGCGGGTGGTGCGCGAACCCTTGTCGCACGACGGCCGGATCCTCGATTGCCAAGCGACCGCGGGCGGTTCGCTGTTTCCCACGCATGGCGCCAACGCGGCCGAACTGCTGAAGTCCGCCGATATCGCGCTCTATGCCGCCAAGGCGCAGGCGCGAGGCAGTCTGGCGACGTTCGAGCCACACATGCGCGCCGACCTGCAACGCCGTTCATCGATGTTGAGCATCGCCCGCGACGTCATCCGCGATGACCGGCTGATGCCCTTCTACCAGCCCAAGGTGGCGCTCGACAGCGGCCACGTCTGCGGGTTCGAGGCGCTGCTGCGCTGGCGTCACCCGTCGCTGGGGCCGCAATCGCCCGCGACCATCGCCGCTGCGTTCGAGGACCTGGAACTGGCGATCGACCTGAGCGAGCAAATGCTGTCGGCGATCGTCGCGGACATGCGGCGCTGGCTGGACGACGGCATCGACTTCGGGCGGATCGCCTTCAACCTGTCACCGGCCGAATTCCGCCGCGAGGATCTGGCCGACCGCATTCTCGGGCGGCTGGTACGCGCCCGGGTGCCGGTGGAACGGCTGGAGCTGGAGGTAACGGAAACCGTCTTCGTCGGGCGTGGCGCGGAATGCGTCGCGACTACGCTGGAGACGTTCAGCCGCGAGGGCGTGCACATCGCGCTGGACGATTTCGGTACCGGCTATGCCTCGCTGACCCACCTCAAGGCGTTTCCCGTCCACACCATCAAGATCGACCGAAGCTTCGTCAGCAATCTCGACACCGATCCGGGCGATGCGGCGATCATAGATGCGGTGGTCGCGCTGGGCCACCGACTGGGCATGACGGTGGTGGCGGAGGGTGTCGAGACCGCCGCGCAGGCGCGCTACCTGCTCGACCGGGGATGCGACATGGCGCAGGGATATCTGTTCGGGAAGAGCGTGCCGCGCGAACTCGTACCGGACGCATTGCACCGCGCGATGGCGATGCGGCAGGTCGGCTGGCGCTAGCGGCGGCGACGCTCCAGCCACCACGTCAGGCCGACGGCAGCGAGGAACAGCAGGAACCAGCGCCATGACGGTGCATGGTCGTCCCCCCGCGCCCCGGCGATCGACGCGGCACGATCGCCGACCAGCGCCAGCGTCGCATCGCGTCGCTCGGCGGCGCGCACCTGTGGCAAGGCGCCGGCGGCATGGATGTAGCGCAGGCCGCCGGCGATGCGGTGCCAGCCGGGCAGCCGTGGCCAATATCCCGCGCAGCCTCGTGCGGCAGGATCGGCGAGCAATGCGGTCGTCGCGCCATCGGGTGCGACGGCAGTGGCGCCGGCGGCGGGGATATCGCAGACGATCGTGCGCTGCCCGGCCCAGGCAAGCGTCTCGGAGCCGGGACCGGCACCGGAGGAGCCGGCGCGCCCGATCGTCGTGGCGAGCGTGCTCCAGAGGTCGGCATAGGCATCGCCGTTGCCGCTGGTGACCAGCGCGAAGCTGTCGACCAGACTGACGATCGCCACGCGTCCGCGGCCGACATTGCGCCAGGCGGCGAACGGCGTGCCGCGTGCATCGCGGAGCAGCGGAATGCCGCCGATCGTGGTGGCGACGCGGCTGAGCTCCGGCACCTCGTCAAGCGGCGCGGCGAGCGACGCCGGGGCATCGCGGCTGCCGGGGCCGCGCCGCGCGTCGAGCGCCGCCTGGCTCGGTGCGGCGGGCGCCAGGCGCAACGGCACGATGCTGGCACCGCCGCCGGTGGCGAGCCCAGCCACCTGCCAGTTGTGCGGCACCGGCCCGGTCAGGCGCACGATCAACCCCATGCCGCCGCGCACCGCCTGCACCAGAGCGGCACGGGCGCCGCCGCCGAGTGCCGTCCAGCTGCGATCGTCGAGCACGGCGAGATCGTATCCGGCAAATGTCGTCGGTGCCTCGCCGAGCGCGAGGCCGCCGCCCACCGCCAATTGCTCCTGCGACGTCAGGCCCGCATCGGCGGCCCAACGACGCAGGAATTTGACTTCGGGCCCCGGCGCGCCGGCGAGGATCACTGCCCTGGCGGGTGCCGCCGCGACGGTGACGACCGGCACCGCTGCGGTATCGCCACCGGTCAGGCGCAACCCGAACAGCGCGATACCGGCGACCCGCGCAACGCCATGCAGGACGACGTTGCCGTCGGCGTCCGGCCGGGCGGTATCGACGACGCGGCCGGCAGGATCGACCAGGGTGGCACTGCCACCGCCCTCGATACGGGCAAGCACGTCGAAGCGCGCGCCGGGCGCAACCGGCCCGGGCGGCGTGAGCGCGACGAGTCCCCGCGGCACGGAGGGTGCGGCATAGGTCACCGTCATTCGTGCCGCTGCCGGTCGATCGCGCGCGACGAGGCCGCTGCCGACGATGCGGATCGCGGCGGCAGCGGTATGGCGGCGCAATGCGGTGGCAAGATCGGGTTCACGCTGTGCACCGGGTATGGCGCCGGCTTCGGGCAGGGCGACGATCGTTTCGCCTGTGCCGGTCTGGATCAGCCGCGGTGCACCCTCGGTCGCGATCACCAGCGTATCGGCGGTGATCTGCCGGGACGGTGCGAAGAGCGTGAGGTAGAGCGCGCCGGCGAGCACCGGCTGCAACGCGGCCAGGGCAGCGACCCGCCACGACGGGCTGCGTACCGGCGCTCCGCGCTGCCACAGCCATAAACGACACCATGCCGCGACCACCGCGATCACCAGCAGCATCGCCACGAGCCGGTCCGGGGTCATGGCAACGCATCCAGATAGCGGCGACCGACCACGCCGCCGTCACCGCGGCGTGCCAGGCCGGGCACCGGGCGGGGCAACACCTGCCACATCTGCGCGCGCAAGGCTTCGCGACAGCGGCTGCAGTCCGGCCGGCGCCGCACCGTGTCGATCGCGCCGGCCAGCGCCAGCGGATCGGCGACACCGGGGCTGGCGCGCAGCCAGCGCGACAGCGCGTCGAGCGCCGCATCCTGCCGCGGTCCGTCGAGCGCCCGCCAGATTGCGGCGGGGGTCGCATCGACCGGATCGGCGGCGGCCGACGGCAGCACCCGTGTCCCCATCGCGCCACGCTCGCCGGTCATCCGCCGCGCCATGTCGACCGCGGGCAGATCGGTGCCGGTCCGCGCAAGAAAGATGCGCGTCGCCTGCTGCACCTGCTTGATGAACCGCAGCGCCTTGTAGGCGAAGGGCAAGGCCTGACGCGGTTCGCCCTGACGCAGCGCGCGTTCGGATTGCCACATATTGTCGAGCGCCTGGCGCAGTGTCGCGCGCGTGCCTGGATCGAGCAGCGTCGCGGCCTCGGCTTCGTCATGCGTATGGCCATATTCCGCGGTCACGTCTTCGGTGACGCCCAAGCCGGCGGTGGCGGCGGCGGGGTGATCGTGATCGGCCTCCGCGCCCGCGACCTTCGCGTCATCCTCGTCGTCGTTGGTCGGCATCGCATTGGTTGCGCCGCCGCCGACCTCCTCGCCCATGAACTGGCCATAGCGCATGCGCAGCAGTCGCTGATCGGCGCCGATCGCATCGGAGCGCGACAGGAAACGATCGGCCCGCGGGCGTGGGCGTTCGGCGAGCAGCGCCTCCGCATCGATGATGATCTGGCGCTGGCTGCGAAAATAGGCTGGCATGACCTGGCGGGTCATCGCCTCCAGGCCACCGCCCTGGGCGACCGCGGCGGGGCGCCGCAGGATGATGCTGGGGCCGCGCACCTGCTGCGCCGATGGCGCACGGGTGTCGGCGACGATCAGTTGCGCGACGACGTCGCCGGCTTCCGTGAACCCGAGCGCGCGAAAATCGAGCCGTGTGGTGAAACGGCGTTCGCGCGGACCGCCGCTACCGGACAGGGTCAAGAGGCGTTCGGAAAAACGGACGTTCTCGCCCTCGCCTTGCGCGACGACGATGCGCAGGCGAGCGCTGGCGCCAACGCCGTAATCGTCGGTCGCGACAAAGGCGACGACGGCGCTGCGCTGGCCGGCGGATAGCACGGTCAGCGGCACATTCGGCGTATCGAGACGGACCTGCGGTGGGCGATCGGCGATGGTATCGATCCGGTGCAGCGGCGGCAGTCCGGCCCGTTCCGCCCCGGCGGCGGCGACACGATACAATAGCGATGCGTCCGCGCGATACGTCGCCAGCCAGTCGCGACGCTCGTGGCGCAGCGCGATCGCCGCATGTCCGATCGTCGCCAGCGCGGCATCGCGGGGGTCGGGTGCGAACCGCAGCGTCCAGCGCAGCTGCGATCCCGCCGGCACGCGCACATCGAGGATCTTCGACGATCTGGGCGGCAGGCCGGTATAGGCAGGCGGCACCACCTCCAGCGCCTGTGCGGTCAGGCGGGGGACGCCGCGAAGCGCGGGCAATCCTTCCTCCGCCGGTGCGAGCGCGGCACCGGGTCGGTCAGGCCAGGCCGCGACGAGTGCTGCGGCCATCAGACTGATCGCGGCAAGGATGACGACACCTCCGCGACCGTGCGGCACGGCGAGCGGCGGCATCGCCACGGCGTCGACGCGGGCGGCGATACGGTCGCGCTGGACGCGCTGCAACGGGGTAAGCGTGTCGGATGCGGCGAAGAGCAGGTCGCTGCTGTCCTCCAGATCAGGGCGGGCAGCATCGAGCGCCGCGATCAGCCAGCGGCGATCGAACCGGCGGCCGCGGACCTGCGCGATCGCCGCCACGCATGCGAGCGCCACCGCCAGGACGACGAGCGCCGGCAGGATGCCACCGAATCGCCAGACAATGGCTGTGCCGAGGATGGCGAGCGGCACGCCAACCGCCACCGTCCGCTGCCAGACGAGGCACCGCGCCGGACGCGTCCAGCGGTCGGTCCGTGCATCGGCGTTCATGGTGACGGCGCGCGGGTCGAGCGGGTGGCCAACCAGCGTTCGACACAAAATACCGCCGCGACGGCGACGGCAAGCCAGGGAGAGAGCGGGCGGGCGGGCGGCGATGGCGCCGGCGCACCGCGCACGGGCGTGTAGGCGCTCGCAGGGACACGGCCCGGATCGGGCGCGGCGGCGAACAACGCGGCAAGGCGACGGGGAAAGTCCGGTTCCAGCAACGCCGGCATGGCCGGCGGCGTGAGCGGGCGAGTAAAGCGAAGGATCCGGCCGCGGCCCAGCGGCTGAGCCTCGACCAACGCCGATCCGTCTGTGTCGCGCCAGATGACCGTCGATGGTGCCGCCGGTATCGTCGACGCGGACGCGACCAGCACGATGCCGCCAGCCCTTGCGAGGGCGTTGACCCTGGTGGGCAATGCGCCCGCGCCAAGCCAGACGAGCGCAGGCCCGGCCGGCGCATCGACCGCGTCATCCACGGACGGAAGCACTGCCGACAGGGCGCCGACGTCGGTGCCGCCGAGTGCACGAACCGCGGCGGCGATATAGCGATAGCCGGGCAGCGCAGCATCGTATCGAACGATCGGCCGTAAGGACATGGCGATCGCAGCCGGCGCCGTCCCCCGGCCGTCGATCCGCCACGTCACGGCACGCGACATCCGCGGCCGTTCCGCGTCTGCGCCGTCCAATATATGAGGGACGACGATGGTCAGCGGCGCCTTCGCCGGCAATTGCGCGTCGAGTTCGCGGATCAGGCTGGCGATCGGCTGCCGACCGACGGGCGGTGTCGTGTCGATCGCGGGAAAGCCGGGCGCGAGCCAGACCCGGCGTGCCGTGCCAGACGATGGCACGGTGGCACCGGGGGCGACGGCGATCACCGCATCCGAGCCTTCGGTGCCGGGCAGCACCGGCTGGGCCAGTGTCAGCGCCACACCCGCCAGCAACAACAGGCGTACGGCCAGCAACAGCCGTTCGTCGAACCGCGGACGATGCCGCGGACGCGGCTTTTGGCGCAGCCAGAGCAAGGCGGCGAAATCGAAAGGCTGCTGTTCGGTGCGGCGCGCAAGGTGCAGCGCCAGCGGCACCAGCACACTCGCCAGCGCGGCCAAGCCAAGGGGAAACAGCAGGTTCACCGGGCGGCGCGTCCGAACAACGCCTGCAACGGCGTATCAAGCGGCTCGTCGAGAACGAGCGTCGCATGGCGGATGCCAGCCGCGGCGCATGCGGCGGCGAGTGCCGCCTGGGCAGCGCCGAAGCGGACCAGATAGTCGGCGCGCAACGCCGCCGCATCGCCGAGCAGTTCCTCGCCGGTTTCCGGATCGCGGAATTTGTATCCGCCGTCGAGGTCGAAATCGCGCTCCGTGACGGTCAGGATCTGGATCGCCAGCACGTCGCGTCCGGCCGCGGACAGCCTGCGTGCGAGTTCGAGGCACGCGGGATCGA
The sequence above is a segment of the Sphingomonas insulae genome. Coding sequences within it:
- a CDS encoding BatA domain-containing protein; translation: MNLLFPLGLAALASVLVPLALHLARRTEQQPFDFAALLWLRQKPRPRHRPRFDERLLLAVRLLLLAGVALTLAQPVLPGTEGSDAVIAVAPGATVPSSGTARRVWLAPGFPAIDTTPPVGRQPIASLIRELDAQLPAKAPLTIVVPHILDGADAERPRMSRAVTWRIDGRGTAPAAIAMSLRPIVRYDAALPGYRYIAAAVRALGGTDVGALSAVLPSVDDAVDAPAGPALVWLGAGALPTRVNALARAGGIVLVASASTIPAAPSTVIWRDTDGSALVEAQPLGRGRILRFTRPLTPPAMPALLEPDFPRRLAALFAAAPDPGRVPASAYTPVRGAPAPSPPARPLSPWLAVAVAAVFCVERWLATRSTRAPSP
- a CDS encoding carboxypeptidase regulatory-like domain-containing protein; protein product: MTPDRLVAMLLVIAVVAAWCRLWLWQRGAPVRSPSWRVAALAALQPVLAGALYLTLFAPSRQITADTLVIATEGAPRLIQTGTGETIVALPEAGAIPGAQREPDLATALRRHTAAAAIRIVGSGLVARDRPAAARMTVTYAAPSVPRGLVALTPPGPVAPGARFDVLARIEGGGSATLVDPAGRVVDTARPDADGNVVLHGVARVAGIALFGLRLTGGDTAAVPVVTVAAAPARAVILAGAPGPEVKFLRRWAADAGLTSQEQLAVGGGLALGEAPTTFAGYDLAVLDDRSWTALGGGARAALVQAVRGGMGLIVRLTGPVPHNWQVAGLATGGGASIVPLRLAPAAPSQAALDARRGPGSRDAPASLAAPLDEVPELSRVATTIGGIPLLRDARGTPFAAWRNVGRGRVAIVSLVDSFALVTSGNGDAYADLWSTLATTIGRAGSSGAGPGSETLAWAGQRTIVCDIPAAGATAVAPDGATTALLADPAARGCAGYWPRLPGWHRIAGGLRYIHAAGALPQVRAAERRDATLALVGDRAASIAGARGDDHAPSWRWFLLFLAAVGLTWWLERRRR
- a CDS encoding EAL and GGDEF domain-containing protein codes for the protein MDRWDERGFDRVETYDVADCGIGSVRHRASPGGTSASIAGGNRTLPLIDALSRARIGLLHLDREQRALNVNARFCELTGRRAADLSSLSLESFIHADDLPQVLATYRAHMARSAPFEVETRFIRPDGSVIWCEVNVSFVCDSAGIAASTITLAQDVTARRAAEAELRESEEHYRHTVELNPQISWTARADGQIDAVSSQWTVVTGGEACDAMGGRWLASLHPDDVAPTESIWAQAIATRGTVDVEYRLRTPHCGYRWFRARAAARLDAAGEVLRWYGTLEDIHDRKLTEDALRESEERFRLAAHAAGLGIWDYDALGDRREWSDEFKAMLGLPLSQPASVDVALALVIPADRHRLQALVSAVEAGDGNHRFETMLRIHRADTGEERWIKTGGWRIEAPSGVLSRVLVTTRDVTEERTAEDRIRFAAHHDALTGLPNRAAFGERLESAIEQAERLGHGLALVLFDVDHLKETNDTVGHDAGDVVLRTFGERLRGALGDHCALARLGGDEFGAVIEHDGDAGRVIASVQAALRVVREPLSHDGRILDCQATAGGSLFPTHGANAAELLKSADIALYAAKAQARGSLATFEPHMRADLQRRSSMLSIARDVIRDDRLMPFYQPKVALDSGHVCGFEALLRWRHPSLGPQSPATIAAAFEDLELAIDLSEQMLSAIVADMRRWLDDGIDFGRIAFNLSPAEFRREDLADRILGRLVRARVPVERLELEVTETVFVGRGAECVATTLETFSREGVHIALDDFGTGYASLTHLKAFPVHTIKIDRSFVSNLDTDPGDAAIIDAVVALGHRLGMTVVAEGVETAAQARYLLDRGCDMAQGYLFGKSVPRELVPDALHRAMAMRQVGWR
- a CDS encoding DUF4175 domain-containing protein, whose protein sequence is MNADARTDRWTRPARCLVWQRTVAVGVPLAILGTAIVWRFGGILPALVVLAVALACVAAIAQVRGRRFDRRWLIAALDAARPDLEDSSDLLFAASDTLTPLQRVQRDRIAARVDAVAMPPLAVPHGRGGVVILAAISLMAAALVAAWPDRPGAALAPAEEGLPALRGVPRLTAQALEVVPPAYTGLPPRSSKILDVRVPAGSQLRWTLRFAPDPRDAALATIGHAAIALRHERRDWLATYRADASLLYRVAAAGAERAGLPPLHRIDTIADRPPQVRLDTPNVPLTVLSAGQRSAVVAFVATDDYGVGASARLRIVVAQGEGENVRFSERLLTLSGSGGPRERRFTTRLDFRALGFTEAGDVVAQLIVADTRAPSAQQVRGPSIILRRPAAVAQGGGLEAMTRQVMPAYFRSQRQIIIDAEALLAERPRPRADRFLSRSDAIGADQRLLRMRYGQFMGEEVGGGATNAMPTNDDEDDAKVAGAEADHDHPAAATAGLGVTEDVTAEYGHTHDEAEAATLLDPGTRATLRQALDNMWQSERALRQGEPRQALPFAYKALRFIKQVQQATRIFLARTGTDLPAVDMARRMTGERGAMGTRVLPSAAADPVDATPAAIWRALDGPRQDAALDALSRWLRASPGVADPLALAGAIDTVRRRPDCSRCREALRAQMWQVLPRPVPGLARRGDGGVVGRRYLDALP